The Papaver somniferum cultivar HN1 chromosome 3, ASM357369v1, whole genome shotgun sequence genome includes a region encoding these proteins:
- the LOC113361151 gene encoding F-box protein At2g40910-like → MFPSALVSFHLPTIPRFFCLTIKRKNSIEIPEGSEFNIFFEKMSRTRKKTKRTRVRATKENKNKKIHTSSTVSDSFNEDIIQEILRRVPTKSIVRFKGVSKEWLSKIQQKKFVSLHGSNPCICVTVEGANEVCLLTANLSSETVSFVQNQRFKRDAPPLGDFEDIQFNFSTVNGLTCLYDYNGKVCIYNPTTGQMTPWALTPFMEFEYFDVVDPRNTIIHPLPRYRFGFDPVNKLYKVICIGEISEIELDDEMDYAIPKNVLEYIVCSVLTVTRGGNSWKKRNADDIPTCVVEKDGVYADGFLYWINKSYSILAFNVGSEKFSQLILPQDFCAVNDPDLIEIDGRIALIKRTSRDMIKLWKLDVDVMRWNSDTSSSQWIEETILLSSGPCSEGLMNERFNFISIPGTSFIILTPEDIEPPEDKVLLYCYDMKSFKEVDITGILPLLTPDSTCSIAAYMESLSLV, encoded by the coding sequence ATGTTTCCATCGGCATTAGTTTCTTTTCATTTACCCACTATCCCACGGTTTTTTTGTTTaaccatcaaaagaaaaaactccattgaaATACCAGAGGGAAGCGAGTTCAACATCTTTTTTGAGAAGATGTCGAGGACGCGTAAAAAAACAAAGAGAACCCGAGTGAGAGCtactaaagaaaacaaaaacaaaaagattcATACTTCTAGTACTGTTTCAGACTCTTTTAATGAAGATATAATTCAGGAGATATTGAGAAGAGTTCCAACCAAATCAATCGTACGTTTCAAAGGCGTCTCTAAAGAATGGTTGtcgaaaatccaacagaaaaagtttgtttcTCTGCATGGCTCGAATCCGTGCATTTGTGTCACAGTTGAAGGTGCGAATGAGGTATGTTTACTCACAGCAAATTTATCTAGTGAAACAGTCTCATTTGTGCAAAATCAAAGGTTCAAAAGAGACGCACCCCCTTTAGGTGATTTCGAAGATATTCAGTTTAATTTTAGCACTGTTAATGGTTTAACATGTTTGTATGATTATAATGGAAAAGTATGTATATACAATCCTACCACTGGACAGATGACACCATGGGCTCTAACCCCATTCATGGAATTTGAATACTTTGATGTAGTAGACCCAAGAAATACCATTATTCATCCATTACCCCGTTATAGGTTTGGTTTTGATCCAGTCAATAAATTATACAAGGTTATATGCATAGGAGAGATATCTGAAATTGAACTAGATGATGAAATGGATTATGCTATACCGAAAAACGTTCTAGAATATATAGTATGCAGTGTCTTAACAGTAACCAGAGGAGGAAATTCATGGAAGAAAAGAAATGCAGATGACATACCAACTTGTGTGGTAGAAAAAGATGGGGTGTATGCAGACGGTTTCCTGTACTGGATAAATAAATCATACTCCATACTTGCATTTAATGTTGGAAGTGAGAAATTTAGTCAACTTATTTTACCGCAAGATTTCTGTGCTGTTAATGATCCTGATCTAATTGAAATCGACGGACGCATCGCTCTGATAAAGAGGACAAGTAGGGACATGATCAAGCTCTGGAAACTGGATGTTGATGTAATGAGGTGGAACTCGGATACTAGTAGCAGTCAGTGGATAGAAGAAACCATCTTGTTGTCTTCTGGTCCCTGCTCGGAGGGATTAATGAACGAGAGGTTTAATTTTATATCTATTCCAGGGACTAGCTTCATAATCCTAACACCCGAGGATATAGAACCACCGGAAGATAAGGTCCTACTTTATTGTTATGATATGAAGAGTTTTAAGGAGGTTGATATTACAGGAATCTTGCCACTGCTGACACCCGACTCTACTTGTAGTATTGCTGCTTACATGGAGAGCCTGTCACTTGTTTAG